The Streptomyces armeniacus genomic interval CAACAATCCGGCGCGGACCCCGGCGTACACCGCCTCCTGCGCGCCCGGCACCAGCAGCGGGTGGCGGAACTGGCCCTGGAACTCCTCGGCCCGCCGGGCGCGCTGACGGACGAGGGCGGCGCGGTGGACACGTTCCTCACCTCACGCGGCGCCACGCTCTCCGGCGGCACCACGCAGATCCAGCTGAACGCCCTCGCCGAAACCCACCTGTCCCTCCCCCACGACCCGGAACCCCGCCCGCTGCTGTGACGCCGGCCGGGGCCGCCCCGACCGCCCGTGACACCGGCGTGCGGCACATGAGCCGTACGCCGGTGCCCGCGTGGCCCAACTCGCGCGCGGAGCAACGTGTGCCGGGATGGCAAGTGGCCCAGGAGACGGCATTCCCGTTAATCGGCCGCTCATTGAGCGTTCGCTCCGTGAATACACTTGAAACACATCGCTGAACTGCAGCGATAGCGAACTGCGGCCAGCGGTACTAGGAGCGGAGTAGAAGCAGATACTCCCCGCAGAGTACGCCACCACGAACTTGATTGCATAGGATCTCCACTCACAGAAGGGAAACAGTCTCGCCGCTGGCGGACTTGCTCGAAAAAGGGAGAGGGGATATGTCACGTGTGAAGCGAACGGTGGCTGGGTTAGCGGCTGCTGTGGTTCTGGGCGGAGCAGGGGCTGTCGCTACCGCCTTGCCCGCTCAGGCTGACGGCCCGGCATTCACGGCATCAACGGAAAACAACGAACCGGCCTCCGGATCCACGCCGAAGGCTGCGCCCTCGTCCCATTCGACAGAGGCCGCGCTGTCCAGTCCCGGGCGTTACTTGGTCGACGGAGCGCGGATCCGCACCAACCCCAGCACCTCGGCCACCGTGGTCGGCTATGGCTACCGGTCCCACGACGCCACGGTCCACTGCCGGCGGGTCGTCGCCAACACCGAGTGGTACTACCACAAGAACAACACCACCGGAGTCTCCGGATGGTCCCGAGTCGACGTACTCATTCCCCTCATCCAGGTTCGGAACTGCTGAGAGGCACACGGGGAGGAAACGTGCTCAGGATCGCGAACAGAGTAGCCGTCGTCGCCGCAGTCATAGGTGCGATGTTGACGAGTGGTGCGGTGGCTTCCACCGCCGAATCCGCTTCAGCCGCGCAGCGGTCTCAAGTGGGAGTGCAAAGTCGGGCAGGGTATTTTCTGGGCGACGGCATTAACATCCGCAACGCCCCCAACGGTCCCGTCATCCTGGGCAAAGGGTACCGGGGTGAGACGTTCACCGCCCATTGCTGGAACGGCAATGGGCTTTGGATCTATCTGACGGCTCATCGCGGCAACGTCACCGGGTGGGTGAGCGTCAGTTGGGTCTTCTACACGAACAACGGCCCCATGGGCTACTGCTAACGCGCGCTTCCTCCCCCCGGGCACCTGACCGGAGGGGAAAGATGCGCGGCCGTACAATGCGATCCGATCAACTGCGTGCGCTGCCCTATTGAGCCTCTTTCAACCTCGCGTGGGTGATGGGGCGTTGGGCTGACAGCGCGGTGAAGCCTCTGGCTATAGATGGGTTTTCGACCGAGAGAACCGTCTTCACCAGAGGCTTCGCGTGCTTGTCCACCCGTCCGGGATCGACGTGTCCAGCTCCGCCCGGCGCTTCCCGTCCGCCCGGCTGCGGGAGCATCGCCGGCAACGCGGCACCTGCTGGAGGCGGCTGACCCCCGGGCGCGGCTTCCTGGTGCGACTGGCCCTGCTGACGGCATGAACGTGCAGGTCATCACCGACCCGGCGGGACGGCTGCCACGGGCATCCCCGGCACTGCCCGGAGCCGTCCACGTCATCAGGGCCGCGCGAACCCGCGGCATCATCGACGCCCTGGAAGAAGCCGCCGCGGAGTGCGGGGCCGACCACCACCAGCCTCGTCCAAGCCGTCCTCACCCTGCGCCTGACCTGCTCAGGCACTCACGCCTCGATGTCGTACTCCAGCACGTAGGCCGCCGCGTCGAGCGTCATCTCGTTCAACTCCACGGCCCGGCCGTCGCCGTCGAACGCGGTGCGGCAGATGCGCATGACCGGTGTGCCCGCCGAGAGCTCCAACTGCCGTGTCTCGGCGGCACTCGGCATCCGCGACCGCACTTCCTCCCGGAACCGGACGGGCTTGTGCCCGAGTTCGGCGAGCCGCGCGTACGTGCCGCCGGGGCCGGTGTCCTCCTGGGTGACCGGCGAACCGGCCACGAGTTCCGCCGGGAGATGGGACACGGACAGGAGCACGGGCTTGCCGTCGAGGACGAACCGGCGGTGGCGCGTACAGACCGCTGCGCCGGGTTCCAGCCCGAGCACGCGGGCGACCGGCTCCGTGGCCGGTGCCTCACCGACCTCGATCCCGTCCACGACGAGGTCCCGGTCCGCCGCGTCATCCGCCCACACCGACCGCCCGGAACCCCACACCTCCTGCGACAGCCGCTGCACCCCGCGCCGCCGGACGGGACGGAACGCCCGGACGAACACGCCCTTGCCCTTGCGGGATTCGGCGATGCCCTCGTTCTTGAGCACGTCCAGAGCCTGCCGCGCGGTCATCAGGGCGACCTGGTGGGTCTCCTTGAGCTGGTTCTCGCCGGGCAGTTGATCGCCGGGCCCGTACTGCCCCGACTCGATCGCCGCCCTCAGCTCCGCCGCGATCCGCTGGTACTTGGGCAGCTCGCCCGCGCCCTGCTTGGCCATCACACGTCCCTCCGTCCTCTCTAGACACCCTAAGGGGGAGGGCTGGAGAGCGCACAGTTGTACGCTGCGCGAGGTTCGGTTGACATCTCTAGAGAGGATGCGTCAGTATGAGCAACGTCTCTAGAGATGTGTGCCGTGTGGCAGAAACCGAAGGGGGCCCGCCGTGCCCGAAGCGACGCAGAGGTTCTTCGACCCCAGGCCCGAAGCCGTCCGAATGGCGCGGGAGTTCGCCTGCCTCTCCCTCGCCTCGTGGAGACGTGCCGCCGAGCCGGTCGAGACCGTCCGGCTGTGCGTGTCCGAGCTGGCGTCCAACGCGCTGCTGCACGGCGCCGAGCCCGGGCGCGGCTTCCTGGTGCGACTGGCCCTGGCCGACGACGTCGTACGTCTGGAGGTGCACGACAGCCGCGAGGTGCGGCCCGAGCCGCGCCGTCCCTCCGCCTTGGACACCGCCGGGCGCGGGCTGCTGCTCGTCGCCGAACTCGCCGACGACTGGGGCGTCGCGGACCGGGAGCCGTTCGGCAAGATCGTCTGGGCCCGGATCAAGGCGCCGCGCAGATGACGGAAGTCTGACGGTCCGGCGTCGGGTATGGCGTCCCGGCGGGGGTGGTGCTCGAATCGGGGGGTGGACCTCGTACAGGGCAATTCCGGCGGGCCGGACGGGCCGGCCCGGCCGGATGGGCAGGATCCCGCCGACGGGCAGGGCGCGCCCGTCGGGCGGCGGCTGCTGCTGGGCACGCTCGCGCTCGGGGCCGCCGGGCTGGCGGCCGCGCCATCTCTGCAGCGCGGGATGGAGAACGCGCTCGGGGCCGTCGCGGGCAAGGACCCCACCGGCTTCACCGGGCTGCTGCCGAACGGCGGCGGGTTCCGGTACTACTCCGTCGTCTCCTCCGTCCCGCACAAGGGCCCCGACGACTACCGCCTCACCGTCGACGGCCTCGTCGACCGCGAGGCCGACTACACCCTCGCCGAGTTGCGCGCGCTGCCGCAGACGCGGCTCGTACGGGATGTGCAGTGCGTCACCGGGTGGCGGGTGCCGGAGACGCCGTTCAAGGGGGTACGGCTGTCGCGGCTGCTGGACGCGGCCGGGGTGCGGAGTGAGGCGAAGGCCGTACGGTTCACCTGCTTCGACGGCGCGTACAGCGAGAGCCTCACGCTCGAACAGGCCCGCCGCGCCGACGTGCTGGTCGCGTTGGAGATGCAGGACAAGCCGCTGAGCCACGACCACGGCGGGCCCGCGCGGCTGTACGTCGCGCCCATGTACTTCTACAAGTCCGCGAAGTGGCTCTCCGGCATCACCCTCACCCGCGACGTACGGCCCGGCTACTGGGAGAAGCGCGGCTACGACGTCGACGCCTGGGTCGGCCGCTCGAACGGACGCGACGGCGATGTCCCCACCGCCGCCTGACGCCCCCCGAGCAGCCGCACGAGGCGCGGTCCGCGGCGCTGCCCGAGTCGCGGCTGGAGGCGCGGTCCGCCGCGCCGAACGCCCGCAGGGCGTCCTGCGTTTCACGCTCGGGGAGCGGTGGGTGCACCACTCCACGGCGCTGCTGATGGGCGTGTGCGTGTTCACGGCGGCGTGCCTGTATCTGCCGCAGCTCGCCCAACTCGTCGGCCGCCGCGCCCTGATGGTCACCCTCCACGAGTGGTCGGGCCTGCTGCTGCCCGCGCCGTTCCTGCTGGGGCTGGCGTCGCGCGCGTTCCGGGCTGACCTGCGGCGCCTGAACCGTTTCGGGCCGCACGACCGCGACTGGCTGACAGCCGCTCTGCGGCGGCGCCGGTACGGCCGGGAGTCCGGCAAGTTCAACGCGGGGCAGAAGGTCTGGGCCGCCTGGATCGCGGGCGCGGTGCTGGTGATGACCGCGACCGGGCTCATGATGTGGTTCACGGACCTGGCGCCGCTGGTGTGGCGTACGGCGGCGACGTTCGTACACGACTGGCTGGCCCTCGCCATCGGCGTCGTGCTCATCGGGCACGTGCTGATGGCCGCAGGCGACCCGGAGGCGCGGCGCGGGATGCGTACGGGGCGGGTCGCGCCGGACTGGGCCCGACGCGAGCACCCGCTGTGGCGGCCCCCGGCGGAGGCCGATGCCGATGCCGATGCCGATGCGGACGCGGGCGCGGGCGCGGACGCCCGTCCGTAGCCGCGGGTGGCCGCTATACGCCCACCGCCCCGCCGCTGTGGCTGAGGGCCGTCCTCAAACGCCGGACGGGCTGGTTTCGGTGGCCCTCGCCGTACGGATCCCGCCGGACGGGCTGGATTCGGCGGGCCCAGCCGTACGGGACCCGGCTCGCGGGCCTAGGACCGACGTCCCGCCGCAGGTGGGCGGATATCCCGGTGTGCCCCGCCGAGGGCGGGTGGCAGCATGTCCGGCATGGTCCAGTCCCCTCCTGCCCCCGACGTCTCCAGCGGTTCCAGCGGAGACCGCGTTGCCCGCCCCCGTCTGTGGGCCGTCGTGCTCGCGGCGTGCGCCGGGCAGTTCCTCGTCGTGCTCGACGTGTCGGTGGTCAACGTGGCGCTGCCGTCGATGCGTTCGGACCTGGGGCTGAGCGAGACAGGGCTGCAGTGGGTGCTGAACGCGTACACGCTCACGTTCGCCGGGTTCATGCTGCTCGGCGGCCGGGCCGGTGATCTCTTCGGCCGGAAGCGGATGTTCCTCGTCGGGCTGGGCCTCTTCGTCGCGGCCAGCCTTGCGGGCGGGCTGGCGCAGGAGGGCTGGCAGCTGATCGCCGCGCGCGCCGTGCAGGGCATGGGCGCGGCGGTGCTGGCGCCGGCCACGCTGACCATTCTGACCACCAGCTTCCCGGAGGGCCCGGCCCGTACCCGCGCCATAGGGACGTGGACGGCCGTCGGCGCGGGCGGCGGCGCGGCGGGCGGGCTCGTCGGCGGCCTGCTGACCGGCGGGCTGTCCTGGCGCTGGGTGCTGCTGATCAACGTCCCGGTCGGCGCCGTCGTCCTCGTCGCCGCCACCCTGTGGCTCGCCGAGAGCCGCGGCAGTGTGGGCAGGAAGCTCGACGTGCCGGGCGCGCTGCTGGTCACGGCGGGGCTCGGGGCGGTGGCGTACGGGATCGTGGAGACGGAGTCGTCCGGGTGGACGGCGGCGGCCGCGCTCGTACCGCTCGCCGTCGGGCTGGTGCTCCTGGGCGCGTTCGTGGCGGTCGAGGCGCGTACGCGGGCGCCGCTGGTGCCGTTGAAGCTGTTCCGGCTGCGGGCCGTGTCGTCGGCGAACGCGGCGATGTTCGTCAACGGCGCGGCGCAGTTCTGCATGTGGTACTTCGTGTCGCTCTACATGCAGAACGTGCTGGACTACTCGCCCGTCCAGGCCGGTCTCGGCTTCATACCGCAGTCACTCAGCATCGTCTTCGGCTCGAAGCTCGCACCGCTGCTGATGCAGCGCATCGGCCCCCGCCACCTGGCGATCATCGGCACCTCCATCGCGGGCAGCGGCTGCCTGTGGCAGAGCACGATGCACGCGGGCGGCGGCTACGCGGACACCGTGCTGGGCCCCGGCGTACTGATCGCGCTCGGCGCCGGACTGTCCGCCACCCCGCTCGCGTCCCTCGCCACGCGCGGCGCCGCGCCGGGGGACCAGGGCCTCGTGTCCGGCCTGATCAACACCTCCCGCACGATGGGCGGCGCCCTCGGATTGGCGGCGCTCTCCACCGTCGCCGCGGCCCGGATCGGCGACGACCACGGGCCGGCGAGCCAGGCGCAGGGGTACGGTCTGGCCTTCCAGACGGGGGCCTGGATACTGCTCGGGAGTGTGCTGCTGATGTTCCTGACCCTGCCGCGCGGCGACGGACGGGCGGACGACTCCGCCCCGGAGGACGAGGCCGCCGCGGAGGACGAGGCCGCCGCGGACGGCCCCGTGAAGGAGCGGGCGGACGAGGGGGCGGTCACGCGTGACTGACCAGTACGAGCCGCAGCCCGACCAGCCCGACCAGCCCGCGCGCTCCGCGAGCGGTTTCCCCGCCACCGGCCGCCGCGTGCTCGTCACCGGCGCCTCCCGCGGCCTCGGCCGCGAACTCGCCCGCGCCTTCGCGCGCAACGGCGACCGCGTCGCCGTCCACTACGGCACCCGCCGCGAGGACGCCGAGGAGACCCTCGCGGCACTGCCGGGCGAGGGCCACGTGCTGGCGACGGCGGACGTGTCGCAGCCGGCCGAGGCGGCGCGGCTGGCCGAGGAGGCCGCCGACGCGCTCGGCGGCCTCGACGTGCTGGTCAACAACGCCGCCGTCAACTTCCCGCATCCGCCCGCCTCGACGTCGTACGACGACTGGACGACAGCGTGGCGCCGCCACACGGATGTGAACCTCCTGGGCACCGCCCACCTCTCGCACCAGGCCGCGCAGCGGATGATCGCCCAGGGGGCGGCGGGCGGAGACCAAGAGGGTCACGGCGGCCGTATCGTCAACATCGGTTCGCGCGGCGCCTTCCGCGGCGAACCGGACCACCCCGCGTACGCCGCCACCAAGGCCGCCGTCCACGCGCTCGGCCAGTCGCTGGCGGTGGCGCTCGCGCCGTACGGCATCGCGGTCGCGTCCGTCGCGCCGGGCTTCTTCGAGACCGAACGCGTCGCGCACCGGCTGCGCGGCGAGGAGGGCGCGGCGATCCGCGCGCAGAGCCCGTACGGCCGCGTCGGGCGGCCGGAGGAGGTCGCGGAGGCGGTGCTGTGGCTGGCCTCGCCCGCGGCGGAGTGGAGTTCCGGCGCGGTGCTGGACCTGAACGGCGCGTCGTACCTCCGTACGTGACCCGCCGTACGCGGGCCGACGTACGTGGACCGCCGCGTACGCGGGCCGACATACGCGGACCGACGTACGTGAACGGCCCCGGCCCGCCCCGACCGCCAGCCCTCACCATCACGGAGCCCCCATGCCCATCGACACCGCTGCGGCACTCGCCGCCCCGCCCCGCACCATCGAGATCAGCTGGGACCACAAGGACGTCCAGCTCTACCACCTGGGCCTGGGCGCAGGCGTTCCCGCCACCGACCCGCTGGAGCTCCGCTACACCCTGGAGAGCCGCCTCCACGTCCTCCCCAGCTTCGCGACCGTCGCGGGCGGCGGCGTGGGCGTGCTGGACGGGCTGTCCGCGCCCGGCGTCGACGTGGATCTCGCGGCCGTCCTGCACGGCGGCCAGCACGTCACGCCGCACCGGCCGCTGCCCGTACGGGGTGAGGCGACGCGGAGTTCGCGGGTGGAGGCCGTGTACGACAAGGGCAAGGCCGCCGTCATCGTGCTGCGTACGGAGGCGGCCGACGCCGACGGCCCGCTGTGGACGTCGCACACGGAGCTGTACGTACGTGGCGAGGGCGGTTTCGGCGGCGAACGCGGCCCGTCCGTACGGCCGTCCACGCCCGTACGCGAGCCGGACCGCGTCGTGGAGCGCGCGATCCGGGAGGACCAGGCACTGCTGTACCGGCTTTCGGGCGACTGGAACCCACTGCACGCCGACCCCGACTTCGCCCGTCTCGCGGGCTTCGAACGGCCGATCCTGCACGGGCTGTGCTCGTACGGGGTGGCGCTGAAGGCCGTTGCCGACACGCTGCTCGACGGGAACGTGGCACGGGTGCGCGGTTACGGCACGCGCTTCACCGGGGTCGTCTTCCCGGGCGAGACGCTGCGTATCGCCATGTGGCGGGAGGGGGAGGACGGTTCGGGCGGCGGCGGCGTGGCGCGGCTGGAGGCGGTGGCCGTCGAACGGGACGGCGCACCGGTGCTCGGCGACGCGGTGGTGACGTACGGCCCCTGACGCCGGGCCGGGCGGCGCCTCGCGTACGCCGCGCCGCGTACGCCGTACGCCGACGGTTCCGCGCCCGTACGCCCGCAGGCCCGTGCGCCCCCCCCCGGCTCAGGCGCGCCGCTGTGCCGCGGGCGAGAAGCGGCTGACGTAACGCCGCTGCCAGGGCGTCTCCACGGCGCGCGGTGCGTAGTGCTCCCGCACGTACGCGACCGCCTCGGCGTTCGGCACGCCGTCCAGCACGGCGAGGCAGGCGAGCGCGGTCCCGGTCCGGCCGACCCCGGCGCCGCAGGCGACCTCCACGCGCTCCGTAACGGCGCGCTCCCACGCCTCGCGCAGCGCGTCGGCGGCCGCCTCCCGGTCGGCAGGCAGCCGGAAGTCGGGCCAGCGCACCCAGCGCGACTCCCAGTCGACGGCGGGCGGTTGGCGGCCCAGCAGATACAGCGCGAAGTCCGGCACCGCGCCGGGCGGCAGCGGACGGCGCAGCCCGCGGCCGCGCACGAGACGCCCCGAGGGCAGCCGCAGCACACCCGCCGCGGCCGGTTCCCACGAGGAGGCAGGGGAAGCGGTCATACGGCGAGCGTAGCCGCGCGGGGCCCGCGCCGGATGCCGTACGGAAGCCCCGTACACACCCACGCGGGCCCCGCCCTCGGGGCTAGTCTCCCGATCCGCCGGTGCCGGCGGGCCCGAACCGGGCGGCGGCAGCGCGGACTTGGGCACGGACACGGGCACGAGGGCGCTTACGGGCGCGGGTGGCGGCCCCGGCGCCGGCCTGCGGCTGCCCGCCGGGGCCTTCCTTTTTCTTTTTTTTGTGACGCTCCCGCACCCCCCCCACAGTCGTATAGGAGTCGGCAGCATCAGACGTGTATAGGAGAGGAGCCAGGGGCGGAGGGCCGACCGCTCCTCGCGCCAGGCCGACAGCAGCCGTTCGCCGAGCCTGTCCTCGAGCAGCCCCGTGGCCTGGATGCCGAGGGCGACGTCGGGTGCCAGCCATGGCTCTGCCTCGAGCAGGCCGCCCACCACGTCCCGCCGGACGATCTGCTCGTGTACGGCGTCGGCTTCCACGTGCTCGTCGTAGAAACGCTGGGCAGCGGGACCGGCACCCGCGCGGCGCATCGCCTCGGCCATGCGCCGCGCGCCCGGCGACGAGGTCACCTCGACCGTCGCGAAGTGCCCCACCAGGGCTCCGCGCAGCGCACGGTGCAGGCCGCACAGGGACATGAGGTTGACGGTCGCGAGCGCCTCGGCGGGGGCCGCGTCGAGATAACGGCCGTAACGGGAGTCCAGTCCGAGATCGTCCATCAGCTCGGCGAACAGCCGCGCGTGCATGTCCTCCGCGCGCCCGGCGCCGAACTCGTCGAACTCCACCGCCGTCATGGCCGCCTTGGCCCGGCCCCGCAGGCGGGGGATGACCCAGGCGTGCGGGTCGGCTTCCTTCAGGTGGTAGAGGGAACGCACGGCGGCGTACTCGCGCAGCTGCCACCACGCGCCCGTGCGCTTCAGATGATGGGACACGCCGTCTCCGGCGTCCTCCACGGGTTCGCGGAGCAGGCCGGCCAGCAGTCCGTCCACGTCCGTCGTACGGTCCGTAGCCGAGCGCACTGCCGTCAGGAACCGTTCCTCCGCGTCACCGCGCAGCAGCAGCAGTTCCGGGTTCCACTCCTGGCGGTCGGTGACTCCCTCGAACCCGTGGTAATGGAGCTCGTACAGCACGTACAGGGCAAGCTGGAGATCGTCGCCGTACGGGTCGGCGCGGCCGACCTCGGCGCTGCCGGGCAGGTGGCTCCCGGTGCCGCGCAGATACGCCAGCACGGCCGCCGAGATGTCTCCCCGCGACCGGGGCAGTTCGGGCGACACGGCCATGGGAGCGGGGGCCGGCCCCGCTTCCCCGTCACCATTCATGACTCCGGCCTCTCGGTCTCGTCTCGCTCACCGCTCCCGTCCCCCGGCTTCTTCCCGTCCCGTGTGCCGGGCACGTCCCCGGCGCCCCCGGGCACGTCCGTCCGCCGGCCGTCCTCCGGCCGCGGGCGGGAACGCCGCCGGTGGCTGGTGTCACACCACGGGTACGTACGGCTGCGCCGGCACTGGCAGACGGCGACGGTGAACCGGTCCGAGGAGACGACGGTGCCGTCCTGCAGCTCGAACTCCACCGGCCCCTCGATCAGCAGCGGACCCTCGCGGTCCTGGGCGACGCGGCGCGGGCGTTCAGATCTTCTCGGCACGGATGACCACCAGTTCCTCCTGGTTCTCGGCGGCGTCGTCCACGAGCCCGTTCTCCCGGAGCCACGGCAGCCGCGCCGAGAGAACGGGCCCGAAGGGAACGGTCGCGCGGTCGCTGATCTCTGCCACGAGCCCGAGCGCGGCCAGTCTCCGCACGGTGGTCTCCGGCGCGCTGAGCGCCGAGTGCACCATCAGCAGCACCCCGCCGGTACGGAGCGCGGACGGGGAGGCGTCGCACACCCGGTCCACGAACGCCCTGCCGTCCCACCCCGCGTCCCACGAACGGGCCCGGCCGCGGCGCGGCGGGAACTCGGCCGGGGAGGGGACGTACGGCGGGTTGCTGATGAGCATGTCGAACGTCCGGTCCGGGGGGAGCGCGCTGAGCAGATCACCGCGGCGTACGACGACGCGGCGGGCGGCGAGCAGCGCGTTGAGCCGCGCGGTCAGCACCGCCCTGCGGCCGATGTCCACGGCTGTCACGCACGCGCCCAGCCGGGCCGCGTAGACCGCGAGCGCCCCACTGCCCGTACAGACGTCGAGCAGATCGGAGCCCGGCACTCGGCGCTCGCGGCGCACCGCGTCGGCGAGCAGCAAGCTGTCCGCCTGGGGCGCGTAGACGCCGGGCAGGGTCACCGCGCGGCCCAGTTCCGGCAGCGGTGCGCACGTGGTCGTCACAGGTCAGCCTCCACGCTCAGCGGGTGGATCCGCCTCAGACCGGGTCACCCGGCCGTCACGATGGAAACGTGCTGCCTGCGCGCCGCCGCTCGTGCGGGCCCTCTCAGCCGCTTCGGCCCCGGCTCCCTCAGCCCGCGTCCGGGGCGGGCGGCAGGGTGAGGAAGAGGGGCTCGCCCGGTGCCGGCACGCCGTGGCCGCGGGCGACCACCGTGTCCCGGAAGACGGCCTCCAGTCTGCGCGCGTACCGCTCCCCCGGCCCCGCCGCGCCCGTGAACGTCCCGCGCAGCAGCCAGCCCGGCCCGTCGCAGCCGGCGAACCGCACCGCGACCTCCCCGCCGGGGGACTCCACGTCGCGGAGCACGGCGCCCGGTTCGGGGCCGAGCGGCCCGTCCACGCGCGCGAGGGACCCGCCGCCCGCGCTCAGGCCCTCGGCCATGCGCGCGCTCACCTGCTCCCACAGGCCGCCGCAGGCGTCCGCGGCGAACGCCTGAAGCTGTACGGAGGCCGCGCCCCCGCCGAGCGACACGGTGGCGGCCACGACGCGCTCGGGGTTGCCGGGCGCGCCGTCCTCGCGGAGGCCGTCCGCGCGGATCAGAGCGCGCCGCGCGCCCAGGGGCCGGTGATCGCGAACGTGATGCCGGGGGTCTGGATGTTCACGAACAGCCACTTGCCGTTCTTCGGCTCGAAGACGGAGCCGGCCCACTCGGAACCCCTGTGGTCCGCGGCCGGTACGTCCTTGCCCGCCGTACCGCCGCGCAGGTCGGCGTTGTTGGCGGCGAAGCGGAAGATCTCGCCGTCCGTGGTCAGGCCGTGCACGTACTCGGTGCCGCCGCCGTCCTCGCACAGCACCAGGCCGCCGCGCGGGCTGACACACATGTTGTCGGGCGCGTTGAGCACGTCGGCGCCCGGGGAGGCGAAGAGGACGCGGAACTCGTCGGTGGCCGGGTCGAGTTCGAAGACCTGGCCCTGGCCGGCGGGGCCGCCGTCGGTGGTGATGACGTAGATGCGGTCGTTGCCGTACCAGGCGCCCTCGAGGCGGCTGAACACCGCGGCGCCGTTCGCCTGCGCCTGGAGCCGCACCGTGTCCTCCGCCGGGTCTACGTCGTCGACGGGCACCCAGGAGACGGTGCCGTACGACCGCGCCCCGCCCGTCCCTTCCGCGTCGTGCGCCCCGTCGCGGCGGGTGTCGTACGTCGTGCTGCCGATGCGCAGCGCCTCCAGCCGGCCGCCCTTGGCCAGGTCGCCGGGCACCGCCGGCACGAACCGGTACAGCGACGCGTCGCCCCGGTCCTCGGTCT includes:
- a CDS encoding SDR family NAD(P)-dependent oxidoreductase, translating into MLVTGASRGLGRELARAFARNGDRVAVHYGTRREDAEETLAALPGEGHVLATADVSQPAEAARLAEEAADALGGLDVLVNNAAVNFPHPPASTSYDDWTTAWRRHTDVNLLGTAHLSHQAAQRMIAQGAAGGDQEGHGGRIVNIGSRGAFRGEPDHPAYAATKAAVHALGQSLAVALAPYGIAVASVAPGFFETERVAHRLRGEEGAAIRAQSPYGRVGRPEEVAEAVLWLASPAAEWSSGAVLDLNGASYLRT
- a CDS encoding molybdopterin-dependent oxidoreductase, with the translated sequence MASRRGWCSNRGVDLVQGNSGGPDGPARPDGQDPADGQGAPVGRRLLLGTLALGAAGLAAAPSLQRGMENALGAVAGKDPTGFTGLLPNGGGFRYYSVVSSVPHKGPDDYRLTVDGLVDREADYTLAELRALPQTRLVRDVQCVTGWRVPETPFKGVRLSRLLDAAGVRSEAKAVRFTCFDGAYSESLTLEQARRADVLVALEMQDKPLSHDHGGPARLYVAPMYFYKSAKWLSGITLTRDVRPGYWEKRGYDVDAWVGRSNGRDGDVPTAA
- a CDS encoding GntR family transcriptional regulator, whose translation is MAKQGAGELPKYQRIAAELRAAIESGQYGPGDQLPGENQLKETHQVALMTARQALDVLKNEGIAESRKGKGVFVRAFRPVRRRGVQRLSQEVWGSGRSVWADDAADRDLVVDGIEVGEAPATEPVARVLGLEPGAAVCTRHRRFVLDGKPVLLSVSHLPAELVAGSPVTQEDTGPGGTYARLAELGHKPVRFREEVRSRMPSAAETRQLELSAGTPVMRICRTAFDGDGRAVELNEMTLDAAAYVLEYDIEA
- a CDS encoding HemK2/MTQ2 family protein methyltransferase, whose translation is MTTTCAPLPELGRAVTLPGVYAPQADSLLLADAVRRERRVPGSDLLDVCTGSGALAVYAARLGACVTAVDIGRRAVLTARLNALLAARRVVVRRGDLLSALPPDRTFDMLISNPPYVPSPAEFPPRRGRARSWDAGWDGRAFVDRVCDASPSALRTGGVLLMVHSALSAPETTVRRLAALGLVAEISDRATVPFGPVLSARLPWLRENGLVDDAAENQEELVVIRAEKI
- a CDS encoding CDGSH iron-sulfur domain-containing protein; this encodes MPRRSERPRRVAQDREGPLLIEGPVEFELQDGTVVSSDRFTVAVCQCRRSRTYPWCDTSHRRRSRPRPEDGRRTDVPGGAGDVPGTRDGKKPGDGSGERDETERPES
- a CDS encoding MFS transporter; translation: MSGMVQSPPAPDVSSGSSGDRVARPRLWAVVLAACAGQFLVVLDVSVVNVALPSMRSDLGLSETGLQWVLNAYTLTFAGFMLLGGRAGDLFGRKRMFLVGLGLFVAASLAGGLAQEGWQLIAARAVQGMGAAVLAPATLTILTTSFPEGPARTRAIGTWTAVGAGGGAAGGLVGGLLTGGLSWRWVLLINVPVGAVVLVAATLWLAESRGSVGRKLDVPGALLVTAGLGAVAYGIVETESSGWTAAAALVPLAVGLVLLGAFVAVEARTRAPLVPLKLFRLRAVSSANAAMFVNGAAQFCMWYFVSLYMQNVLDYSPVQAGLGFIPQSLSIVFGSKLAPLLMQRIGPRHLAIIGTSIAGSGCLWQSTMHAGGGYADTVLGPGVLIALGAGLSATPLASLATRGAAPGDQGLVSGLINTSRTMGGALGLAALSTVAAARIGDDHGPASQAQGYGLAFQTGAWILLGSVLLMFLTLPRGDGRADDSAPEDEAAAEDEAAADGPVKERADEGAVTRD
- a CDS encoding MaoC/PaaZ C-terminal domain-containing protein, which encodes MPIDTAAALAAPPRTIEISWDHKDVQLYHLGLGAGVPATDPLELRYTLESRLHVLPSFATVAGGGVGVLDGLSAPGVDVDLAAVLHGGQHVTPHRPLPVRGEATRSSRVEAVYDKGKAAVIVLRTEAADADGPLWTSHTELYVRGEGGFGGERGPSVRPSTPVREPDRVVERAIREDQALLYRLSGDWNPLHADPDFARLAGFERPILHGLCSYGVALKAVADTLLDGNVARVRGYGTRFTGVVFPGETLRIAMWREGEDGSGGGGVARLEAVAVERDGAPVLGDAVVTYGP
- a CDS encoding cytochrome b/b6 domain-containing protein, with protein sequence MSPPPPDAPRAAARGAVRGAARVAAGGAVRRAERPQGVLRFTLGERWVHHSTALLMGVCVFTAACLYLPQLAQLVGRRALMVTLHEWSGLLLPAPFLLGLASRAFRADLRRLNRFGPHDRDWLTAALRRRRYGRESGKFNAGQKVWAAWIAGAVLVMTATGLMMWFTDLAPLVWRTAATFVHDWLALAIGVVLIGHVLMAAGDPEARRGMRTGRVAPDWARREHPLWRPPAEADADADADADAGAGADARP
- a CDS encoding DUF3710 domain-containing protein gives rise to the protein MAATVSLGGGAASVQLQAFAADACGGLWEQVSARMAEGLSAGGGSLARVDGPLGPEPGAVLRDVESPGGEVAVRFAGCDGPGWLLRGTFTGAAGPGERYARRLEAVFRDTVVARGHGVPAPGEPLFLTLPPAPDAG
- a CDS encoding ATP-binding protein codes for the protein MPEATQRFFDPRPEAVRMAREFACLSLASWRRAAEPVETVRLCVSELASNALLHGAEPGRGFLVRLALADDVVRLEVHDSREVRPEPRRPSALDTAGRGLLLVAELADDWGVADREPFGKIVWARIKAPRR
- a CDS encoding protein-tyrosine phosphatase family protein, giving the protein MLPTPIRLWGGCGSVTKKRKRKAPAGSRRPAPGPPPAPVSALVPVSVPKSALPPPGSGPPAPADRETSPEGGARVGVYGASVRHPARAPRGYARRMTASPASSWEPAAAGVLRLPSGRLVRGRGLRRPLPPGAVPDFALYLLGRQPPAVDWESRWVRWPDFRLPADREAAADALREAWERAVTERVEVACGAGVGRTGTALACLAVLDGVPNAEAVAYVREHYAPRAVETPWQRRYVSRFSPAAQRRA